One Bacillus amyloliquefaciens DSM 7 = ATCC 23350 DNA window includes the following coding sequences:
- the yfmH gene encoding EF-P 5-aminopentanol modification-associated protein YfmH, which produces MTKPINFEQLQETLYHEKMANGLDVYVLPKQGFNKTYAVFTTKYGSIDNQFVPLKKEEMVHVPDGIAHFLEHKLFEKADGDVFQDFSKQGASANAFTSFTRTAYLFSSTSNVEQNLETLVDFVQDPYFTEKSVEKEKGIIGQEINMYDDNPDWRLFFGLIENMYKDHPVKIDIAGTVESISHITKDLLYECYETFYHPSNMLLFIVGPVDPEAIISQVRKNQEKKPFTDQPEIKREEVREQEAVFRREQELKMNVQGSKCLVGLKAKDPYKTGRELLKHELSMNLMLECLFGKSSPHYGDLYDKGYIDETFSFDYTAEYGFGFASVGGDTPEPDKLADELKQMLLDAGSAVTEEKLDLARKKKIGSFLKALNSPEYIANQFTRYAFLDMSLFDVVTVLEQITPEDVERVIKEEISEDRLTVCKVVPKS; this is translated from the coding sequence TTGACTAAACCGATAAACTTCGAACAGCTTCAAGAAACGCTGTATCATGAAAAAATGGCAAACGGCCTTGATGTCTATGTGCTGCCGAAACAGGGCTTTAATAAAACATACGCCGTGTTTACGACAAAGTACGGTTCCATTGACAATCAATTCGTTCCTTTAAAAAAGGAAGAAATGGTTCACGTCCCTGACGGAATCGCGCATTTTCTTGAGCATAAACTGTTTGAAAAAGCGGACGGCGACGTGTTTCAGGACTTCAGCAAGCAGGGGGCATCGGCAAATGCCTTTACGTCATTTACACGAACCGCTTATCTGTTCTCCAGTACCTCAAATGTAGAGCAAAACCTGGAAACGCTCGTGGATTTTGTCCAGGACCCGTATTTCACGGAAAAATCAGTGGAAAAAGAAAAAGGCATCATCGGCCAAGAAATTAACATGTATGATGATAATCCGGATTGGCGGCTGTTTTTCGGCCTCATCGAAAATATGTATAAAGACCACCCTGTGAAAATTGACATTGCCGGAACGGTGGAAAGCATCTCTCATATTACGAAAGATCTTCTGTATGAGTGCTACGAAACGTTTTATCATCCGAGCAATATGCTGCTCTTTATCGTCGGCCCTGTAGATCCTGAAGCGATCATCAGCCAGGTGCGGAAAAACCAGGAGAAAAAGCCGTTTACAGATCAGCCTGAAATCAAACGTGAAGAAGTTCGGGAGCAGGAAGCGGTTTTCCGCCGGGAGCAGGAATTAAAAATGAACGTCCAAGGCTCAAAATGTCTGGTTGGCCTAAAGGCGAAAGACCCATATAAAACGGGACGGGAGCTATTGAAGCACGAGCTCAGCATGAACCTCATGCTTGAGTGTCTTTTCGGAAAAAGCTCACCGCATTACGGCGACCTATACGACAAAGGCTACATTGATGAAACCTTCAGCTTTGATTATACGGCTGAATACGGATTCGGTTTTGCCTCTGTCGGAGGAGATACACCGGAGCCGGATAAGCTCGCTGACGAATTAAAACAGATGCTGCTTGATGCAGGATCTGCCGTGACCGAGGAAAAACTTGACCTGGCGAGAAAAAAGAAGATCGGGTCATTTTTAAAAGCGCTGAATTCGCCTGAATATATCGCCAACCAATTCACACGCTACGCCTTTTTAGACATGAGTCTGTTTGATGTCGTAACCGTATTGGAGCAGATTACGCCGGAAGACGTGGAGCGGGTCATCAAAGAAGAAATATCAGAAGACAGGCTGACAGTCTGCAAAGTCGTGCCGAAATCATAA
- the ymfI gene encoding elongation factor P 5-aminopentanone reductase — translation MKQTALVTGASGGIGQSISEVLAKNGYDVLLHYHSNKEAAAGLAERLSASFGVKASVIQADLSSPDGAKTLSRSVKQPVDALILNSGKSHFGLITDVTDDTAREMVQLHVTSPFLLARNLVPGMIRKKSGGIVAIGSVWGETGASCEVLYSMVKGAQHSFVKALAKELAPSGVRVNAVSPGAVDTNMLDQFTSDEKEALAEEIPAGRLARPEEIAEAAAFLLSDKASYITGHILSVNGGWHC, via the coding sequence ATGAAACAGACAGCGCTTGTAACCGGAGCAAGCGGCGGAATCGGACAAAGTATAAGCGAAGTCCTCGCAAAAAACGGATATGACGTACTTTTGCATTATCATTCTAATAAAGAAGCAGCAGCCGGGCTTGCGGAAAGACTGAGCGCATCATTCGGAGTAAAAGCTTCCGTTATTCAGGCGGATCTGTCCTCACCAGACGGCGCGAAAACACTCAGCCGCTCCGTCAAACAGCCTGTGGACGCTCTGATATTAAACAGCGGCAAAAGTCATTTCGGCCTGATTACGGACGTTACGGATGACACGGCGCGGGAGATGGTTCAGCTGCATGTGACGAGCCCCTTTCTTCTGGCGCGTAATCTGGTGCCCGGCATGATCCGGAAAAAAAGCGGGGGCATCGTCGCGATCGGCTCCGTCTGGGGTGAAACAGGCGCGTCGTGCGAAGTATTATACAGCATGGTTAAAGGAGCGCAACATTCGTTCGTCAAAGCGCTTGCCAAGGAGCTTGCTCCGAGCGGCGTCCGGGTGAATGCAGTCTCACCGGGCGCCGTTGATACGAATATGCTTGATCAGTTCACGTCTGATGAAAAAGAAGCATTAGCAGAGGAAATTCCCGCGGGCAGGCTGGCAAGGCCGGAGGAAATCGCCGAAGCGGCGGCCTTTTTATTGTCGGACAAGGCCTCTTATATTACGGGGCATATATTATCCGTAAACGGCGGCTGGCACTGCTGA
- a CDS encoding DUF3243 domain-containing protein, whose protein sequence is MSVLENWDNWKNFLGDRLNYAQEKGMSDETITDLATEIGGYLANEVDSKNHQEKVLADLWSVASEDEQRAIANMMVKLVENNSTH, encoded by the coding sequence ATGTCAGTATTAGAAAACTGGGATAATTGGAAGAATTTCCTTGGCGACAGATTGAACTATGCACAGGAAAAAGGGATGAGTGATGAAACGATCACTGACCTCGCTACAGAAATCGGCGGTTACCTTGCAAACGAAGTCGACTCGAAAAACCATCAGGAAAAAGTGCTTGCTGATCTTTGGAGCGTTGCTTCTGAAGATGAACAGCGCGCCATCGCAAATATGATGGTGAAGCTTGTTGAAAATAACAGCACTCATTAA
- a CDS encoding DUF3388 domain-containing protein, which produces MAKLEWYFEYEIQVNRPGLLGDISSLLGMLSINIVTINGVDLSRRGMLLRCRHIDQIKRLESILKTMETIKVTKLREPRLRDRLAVRHGRYIQRDADDKKTFRFERDELGLLVDFMAELFKKEGHKLIGIRGMPRVGKTESIVASSVCASKRWLFVSSTLLKQTIRSQLVADEYSTENVFILDGIVSTRRGSERHLQLVSEIMRLPATKVVEHPDIFVQNTEYTLDDFDYIIELRNDPDEVITYEHAEEPQMFDQAGFSSFDF; this is translated from the coding sequence TTGGCAAAGCTCGAATGGTATTTTGAATATGAAATTCAAGTGAACCGCCCCGGCCTGCTCGGGGATATTTCATCTCTTCTCGGGATGCTGTCAATTAATATTGTCACAATTAACGGTGTCGACCTTTCCAGAAGGGGAATGCTGCTCAGATGCCGGCATATAGATCAAATTAAACGACTGGAATCAATTTTAAAAACAATGGAGACCATTAAAGTAACGAAGCTGAGAGAACCGAGGCTTCGCGACCGTCTCGCAGTCCGCCACGGAAGATACATTCAGCGTGATGCCGATGACAAAAAAACCTTCCGTTTTGAAAGGGACGAGCTTGGTCTTTTGGTTGACTTTATGGCCGAGCTGTTTAAAAAAGAAGGACACAAACTGATCGGAATCCGGGGAATGCCGCGGGTCGGAAAAACGGAGTCCATCGTTGCGTCAAGCGTCTGTGCCAGCAAAAGATGGCTTTTCGTATCATCAACGCTGTTAAAACAAACGATCCGGAGCCAGCTGGTTGCTGATGAATACAGCACGGAAAACGTGTTTATCCTCGATGGCATCGTTTCGACAAGACGCGGATCTGAGCGCCATCTTCAGCTCGTCAGTGAAATTATGAGGCTTCCGGCGACAAAGGTCGTGGAGCACCCCGATATTTTTGTGCAGAATACGGAGTATACGCTCGATGATTTCGATTATATTATCGAACTCAGAAATGATCCTGATGAAGTCATTACATATGAACATGCAGAAGAACCGCAAATGTTTGATCAGGCCGGTTTTTCAAGCTTTGATTTTTAA
- a CDS encoding helix-turn-helix domain-containing protein, which translates to MTELAIRLKEAREEKGMSLDELQAATKIQKRYLTALEEGSYDVIPGNFYVRAFIKQYAEAVGLDSDQLFEEYKKDIPNTYHDDVSEKISGLAMQRELPKSASKAAEWLPTVLIVIGVIIVIAIVYAIIQLGMSKSGQTDGDKAATQSESKYEIPKDSALKNDGNTNDTQTDSKKDTKEPEQKKKEKSSEKTEIKAAGTEGSASSYDVSGADKYKLELIASDNAWIRVRDDSGGSLKEGTLQKGETYKKDITDQKQIEIRTGYAPNLKIKINGEVLSYELNPHDVMAQTITIKMKK; encoded by the coding sequence GTGACAGAATTAGCAATCCGGCTTAAAGAAGCCAGAGAGGAAAAAGGGATGTCATTGGATGAACTCCAGGCGGCGACCAAAATTCAGAAAAGATACTTAACCGCTCTGGAAGAAGGCTCTTATGACGTCATTCCCGGCAATTTTTATGTACGGGCGTTTATCAAGCAATACGCTGAGGCTGTCGGGCTTGATTCAGACCAATTATTTGAAGAATATAAAAAAGACATCCCTAACACGTATCATGACGATGTGTCGGAAAAAATCTCCGGCCTCGCCATGCAAAGGGAACTGCCTAAGTCCGCTTCAAAGGCGGCAGAATGGCTTCCGACCGTCCTTATTGTCATCGGTGTCATTATCGTCATTGCGATCGTGTATGCGATTATTCAGCTCGGAATGAGCAAGTCCGGGCAGACAGACGGGGATAAGGCCGCCACCCAAAGCGAGAGCAAGTATGAGATTCCTAAGGATTCCGCGCTGAAAAATGACGGCAATACAAATGACACGCAAACTGACAGCAAAAAGGACACAAAAGAGCCAGAGCAGAAAAAGAAAGAAAAAAGCAGTGAAAAAACAGAGATCAAAGCGGCCGGAACGGAAGGATCCGCTTCTTCATACGACGTTTCCGGGGCTGATAAGTACAAGCTTGAACTGATTGCTTCAGATAACGCATGGATACGCGTCCGTGATGACAGCGGCGGTTCTTTAAAAGAAGGAACGCTGCAAAAAGGTGAAACCTATAAAAAAGACATCACGGATCAAAAGCAGATTGAAATACGCACGGGCTATGCCCCTAACCTGAAAATTAAAATCAACGGAGAGGTTCTGTCTTATGAACTCAATCCGCATGATGTGATGGCGCAGACAATCACAATCAAGATGAAAAAATAA
- the pgsA gene encoding CDP-diacylglycerol--glycerol-3-phosphate 3-phosphatidyltransferase: MFNLPNKITLARIALIPVFMIIMLVPFQWGSLHIGDESIPVAHLAGAVLFIIASTTDWVDGYYARKLNLVTNFGKFLDPLADKLLVSAALITLVQFDLAPAWMVIVIISREFAVTGLRLVLAGTGEVVAANMLGKIKTWAQIIAVAALLLHNLPFELVSFPFGDIALWVAVLFTVISGWDYFAKNWDALKTSN, translated from the coding sequence ATGTTTAACTTACCGAATAAAATCACACTGGCAAGAATCGCTTTAATTCCTGTATTTATGATTATCATGCTTGTTCCTTTTCAATGGGGCAGCCTTCATATAGGAGATGAATCGATTCCGGTCGCACATCTTGCGGGAGCTGTTTTGTTTATTATTGCATCAACGACTGACTGGGTGGATGGCTACTACGCCAGAAAGCTGAACCTCGTGACAAACTTCGGAAAATTTTTAGATCCGCTGGCTGACAAACTGCTGGTGTCCGCGGCATTAATTACGCTTGTGCAGTTTGACCTTGCGCCGGCGTGGATGGTCATCGTCATCATCAGCCGCGAATTTGCCGTAACGGGGTTAAGGCTTGTCCTGGCAGGAACGGGAGAAGTCGTAGCCGCCAATATGCTGGGGAAAATTAAAACATGGGCCCAGATCATCGCTGTTGCCGCGCTTTTGCTTCATAATCTTCCGTTTGAGCTCGTTTCTTTCCCATTCGGCGATATCGCTTTATGGGTGGCCGTGCTCTTCACAGTCATTTCCGGCTGGGATTATTTTGCGAAGAACTGGGATGCGTTAAAAACATCTAACTGA
- a CDS encoding competence/damage-inducible protein A, which produces MEIAKKAEIIAVGSELLLGQIANTNAQFISKELAEIGVNVFYHTAVGDNPERLKQVIRIAEERSDLIIFSGGLGPTKDDLTKETIANTLGRPLVLNDEAFRSIEEYFAKTKRTMSPNNRKQALVIEGSDVLANHFGMAPGMLAEHGSRLYMLLPGPPSELRPMFENEGKPLLLKKLGSNEKIVSTVLRFFGIGESQLEADLEDIIDAQTNPTIAPLAADGEVTLRLTAKHADEKETERLLKETEAAILERVGEFFYGYDDTSLVKELSKACRQNGITISSAESFTGGLFSEWVTDLSGASQLFAGGVVCYSDSVKQNVLGVKAETLAESGAVSKECAKELAAGVRKLTGSDIGISFTGVAGPDPQEGHAPGLVFIGISAEGKEEVHEFNFAGSRTGVRKRAAKYGCHLILKMLDQK; this is translated from the coding sequence ATGGAAATAGCAAAAAAAGCGGAAATCATTGCAGTCGGCTCAGAGCTTCTGCTCGGCCAGATCGCCAATACGAATGCGCAGTTTATCAGTAAAGAGCTGGCGGAAATCGGTGTAAATGTGTTTTATCATACCGCTGTCGGAGACAATCCGGAGCGGCTTAAGCAAGTCATCCGCATTGCGGAAGAGCGCTCAGACCTGATTATTTTTTCTGGCGGGCTCGGACCGACCAAGGACGATTTAACAAAAGAAACCATTGCAAACACTTTGGGGCGCCCGCTCGTTCTGAATGACGAAGCGTTCCGGTCGATTGAAGAGTATTTTGCGAAAACAAAACGGACAATGTCGCCGAATAACCGCAAACAGGCACTCGTCATTGAGGGCTCAGACGTTTTGGCGAATCATTTCGGCATGGCGCCGGGAATGCTTGCAGAGCACGGCTCAAGACTTTATATGCTGCTCCCTGGGCCGCCGAGCGAGCTGCGTCCGATGTTTGAAAATGAAGGGAAGCCGCTGCTTCTTAAAAAGCTCGGTTCAAATGAGAAGATCGTTTCAACCGTGCTGCGGTTTTTCGGAATCGGTGAATCGCAGCTTGAAGCTGACTTAGAAGATATCATTGATGCGCAGACGAACCCGACGATTGCGCCGCTTGCTGCCGACGGCGAGGTCACGCTGCGTTTAACGGCAAAACATGCCGACGAAAAAGAAACCGAGCGGCTTTTAAAAGAAACGGAAGCCGCCATTTTGGAACGTGTCGGTGAATTTTTCTACGGATATGATGATACGTCGCTGGTGAAGGAGCTTTCAAAAGCATGCAGACAAAACGGAATCACGATTTCCTCTGCCGAAAGCTTTACCGGCGGCCTGTTTTCAGAGTGGGTGACTGATTTAAGCGGCGCTTCTCAACTATTTGCGGGGGGCGTTGTCTGCTATTCCGACAGCGTGAAACAAAATGTGCTCGGCGTGAAAGCTGAAACGCTCGCAGAAAGCGGAGCGGTCAGCAAAGAGTGCGCGAAAGAGCTTGCCGCCGGTGTAAGAAAGCTGACCGGAAGCGATATCGGCATCAGCTTTACCGGTGTTGCGGGCCCTGATCCGCAGGAAGGGCATGCCCCGGGCCTCGTCTTTATCGGTATTTCCGCTGAAGGCAAAGAAGAGGTGCACGAATTTAACTTTGCCGGCTCAAGAACCGGAGTCAGAAAGCGCGCCGCTAAATACGGCTGCCATCTTATTTTGAAAATGCTGGATCAAAAATAA
- the recA gene encoding recombinase RecA, which yields MSDRQAALDMALKQIEKQFGKGSIMKLGEKTDTRISTVPSGSLALDTALGIGGYPRGRIIEVYGPESSGKTTVALHAIAEVQEKGGQAAFIDAEHALDPVYAQKLGVNIEELLLSQPDTGEQALEIAEALVRSGAVDIVVVDSVAALVPKAEIEGDMGDSHVGLQARLMSQALRKLSGAINKSKTIAIFINQIREKVGVMFGNPETTPGGRALKFYSSVRLEVRRAEQLKQGNDVMGNKTRIKVVKNKVAPPFRTAEVDIMYGEGISKEGEIIDLGTELDIVQKSGSWYSYEEERLGQGRENAKQFLKENKDIMLMIQEQIREHYGLDNNGVTEKAEEVQEELEFEE from the coding sequence ATGAGTGATCGTCAGGCAGCCTTAGATATGGCTCTTAAGCAAATAGAAAAACAATTCGGCAAAGGTTCCATCATGAAGCTCGGAGAAAAAACGGATACAAGAATTTCAACGGTGCCGAGCGGTTCCCTTGCACTTGATACCGCTCTCGGAATAGGCGGATACCCGCGCGGACGGATTATTGAAGTATACGGACCTGAAAGCTCAGGTAAAACGACTGTAGCGCTTCACGCAATCGCTGAGGTTCAGGAAAAAGGCGGACAGGCAGCATTTATTGATGCCGAGCATGCTCTTGATCCTGTGTACGCGCAAAAGCTCGGTGTCAATATCGAAGAGCTGCTGCTTTCTCAGCCGGATACGGGAGAGCAGGCGCTGGAGATTGCTGAAGCGCTGGTGCGAAGCGGAGCTGTCGATATCGTAGTCGTTGACTCTGTTGCGGCGCTTGTTCCAAAAGCTGAAATTGAAGGTGACATGGGTGATTCACACGTCGGTTTACAGGCGCGTCTCATGTCTCAGGCGCTCCGTAAGCTTTCCGGCGCCATCAATAAATCTAAAACAATCGCAATCTTTATTAACCAGATTCGTGAAAAAGTCGGCGTTATGTTCGGAAATCCGGAGACGACACCGGGCGGCCGCGCGCTGAAATTCTATTCTTCCGTGCGTCTTGAAGTGCGCCGTGCCGAGCAATTAAAGCAGGGCAACGACGTTATGGGGAATAAAACGAGAATTAAAGTCGTAAAAAACAAAGTCGCTCCTCCGTTCCGTACGGCTGAAGTGGACATTATGTACGGTGAAGGAATCTCCAAAGAAGGGGAAATCATCGACCTTGGAACTGAACTTGATATCGTGCAGAAAAGCGGCTCGTGGTATTCTTATGAAGAAGAACGCCTCGGACAGGGCCGTGAAAACGCCAAGCAGTTCTTAAAAGAAAATAAAGACATCATGCTGATGATTCAAGAACAAATCCGTGAACATTACGGTTTGGACAATAACGGTGTTACGGAAAAAGCGGAAGAAGTTCAGGAAGAGCTTGAATTCGAAGAATAA
- a CDS encoding serine hydrolase domain-containing protein, which produces MTSPRRTRINKHRKKKLMKTGGLFLFLLLVTVFIMIWTVTAHHREKESVKSAPAAQSDSSKDQTQQKKEKTQKEKTPKSIDHNKQISNYLQQIGFSGTAMVVKDGKVVLKKGFGYADRKQKIKNNPETSYYVGSSQKALIATAVLQLEEKGLLQTSDTVSTYLPNFPNGTRITLKNLLNHTSGINGHIEGQGPISPIDLIKDIEYRGIKRQPGVWEYRDSNYSVLAYIVSQVSGESYEQYIKDHVFKPAGMKHAGFYKTFAEAKYPAVGYKVDESGRLVTPHLLDLSQLYGAGDMYMSAEDLYKFDKAVVNGTLLSKESFTKMFTAGSSSAYGMGFYIDPGSYSNHGVMPGYNILNSFSHSASKYVILLSNIQNNAKLGQVNNRIYQLLNQAN; this is translated from the coding sequence ATGACGAGCCCCCGCCGCACAAGAATTAATAAACATAGAAAGAAAAAGTTGATGAAAACGGGAGGGCTGTTTCTTTTTCTGCTGCTTGTCACTGTTTTTATTATGATCTGGACCGTCACAGCGCATCACCGGGAGAAGGAATCCGTTAAAAGCGCTCCCGCTGCTCAATCTGATTCTTCAAAAGACCAGACTCAACAAAAAAAAGAAAAGACGCAAAAAGAGAAAACACCTAAATCAATCGATCACAATAAACAGATCAGCAATTACTTGCAACAGATCGGGTTCAGTGGCACAGCAATGGTCGTAAAAGATGGAAAGGTTGTGCTGAAAAAAGGTTTTGGCTATGCGGACCGAAAACAAAAAATTAAGAACAATCCGGAGACATCATATTATGTTGGTTCTTCACAAAAAGCGTTAATCGCGACGGCTGTCTTGCAGCTTGAAGAAAAAGGGCTGCTTCAGACGAGTGACACCGTCAGTACATACTTGCCGAATTTTCCTAACGGCACGCGCATTACACTGAAAAACCTGCTCAATCATACGTCAGGAATAAACGGACATATTGAGGGACAGGGACCGATTTCTCCTATTGATTTAATCAAGGATATAGAATACCGCGGAATTAAACGGCAGCCTGGGGTTTGGGAGTACAGGGATTCCAATTATTCAGTGCTCGCCTATATCGTATCTCAGGTCAGCGGGGAGTCATACGAACAATATATTAAAGACCATGTGTTTAAACCGGCCGGAATGAAGCATGCCGGATTTTACAAAACTTTTGCTGAAGCCAAATATCCGGCTGTCGGCTACAAAGTTGATGAGAGCGGCCGGCTTGTCACGCCTCACCTTTTGGACTTATCGCAGCTCTACGGGGCGGGCGATATGTATATGAGCGCTGAAGATCTTTACAAATTTGATAAAGCGGTCGTAAACGGCACGCTCCTTTCAAAAGAAAGCTTTACAAAAATGTTCACAGCAGGAAGCAGTTCCGCTTACGGCATGGGATTTTACATTGATCCGGGAAGCTATTCCAATCACGGCGTAATGCCCGGTTACAACATCTTGAACAGCTTCAGCCATTCGGCAAGCAAATATGTCATTTTATTGTCAAATATTCAGAATAACGCCAAATTAGGGCAGGTGAACAACAGAATTTACCAATTGCTTAACCAGGCGAACTAA
- the rny gene encoding ribonuclease Y yields MTPMTVLISILLTLLGLVVGYYVRKTIAEAKIAGARGAAEQILEDAKRDAEALKKEALLEAKDEIHTLRIDAEQEVRERRNELQKQENRLLQKEENLDRKHEGIDKREAMLEKKDHSLNERQQHIEEMESKVDEMIRMQQSELERISSLTRDEAKQIILDRVENELSHDIAIMTKETENRAKEEADKKAKNILSLALQRCAADHVAETTVSVVNLPNDEMKGRIIGREGRNIRTLETLTGIDLIIDDTPEAVILSGFDPIRRETARIALDKLVQDGRIHPARIEEMVEKSRREVDDYIREMGEQTTFEVGVHGLHPDLIKILGRLKFRTSYGQNVLKHSMEVAFLAGLMASELGEDAKLAKRAGLLHDIGKAIDHEVEGSHVEIGVELATKYKEHPVVINSIASHHGDEEPTSIIAVLVAAADALSAARPGARSETLENYIRRLEKLEEISESYEGVEKSFAIQAGREVRIMVKPDSINDLEAHRLARDIRKRIEDELDYPGHIKVTVIRETRAVEYAK; encoded by the coding sequence ATGACCCCAATGACGGTTCTCATCTCCATTTTGCTGACTCTGCTCGGTTTAGTTGTTGGCTACTATGTTCGTAAAACCATTGCCGAAGCAAAGATTGCGGGCGCACGCGGTGCTGCCGAGCAAATCCTTGAAGATGCAAAGCGTGATGCTGAAGCACTGAAAAAAGAAGCTCTGCTTGAAGCAAAGGACGAAATCCATACACTTCGAATAGATGCTGAACAGGAAGTTCGTGAAAGACGAAATGAGCTTCAAAAACAAGAAAACCGTTTACTTCAAAAAGAAGAAAATCTTGACCGTAAACATGAAGGAATTGATAAACGGGAAGCGATGTTGGAGAAGAAAGATCATTCTCTGAATGAACGACAACAACATATTGAAGAGATGGAAAGCAAAGTGGATGAGATGATTCGTATGCAGCAGTCAGAACTCGAACGCATTTCGAGCCTGACACGGGATGAAGCGAAACAAATCATTCTTGACCGGGTTGAAAATGAGCTTTCACATGATATCGCCATCATGACAAAAGAAACCGAAAACCGTGCGAAAGAAGAGGCAGACAAAAAGGCGAAAAACATTTTGTCGCTTGCTTTGCAGCGCTGTGCAGCAGATCATGTTGCCGAAACGACGGTATCGGTCGTCAATCTTCCGAATGATGAGATGAAAGGACGTATCATCGGCCGTGAAGGGCGTAACATCCGTACGCTTGAAACGCTTACAGGTATTGACCTGATTATTGATGACACACCTGAAGCAGTCATTCTTTCCGGATTTGATCCGATCAGACGGGAGACGGCAAGAATCGCTCTTGATAAACTCGTTCAGGATGGCCGTATTCACCCGGCTCGTATTGAAGAAATGGTTGAAAAATCCCGCCGCGAGGTTGATGACTATATCCGGGAAATGGGTGAGCAGACCACATTTGAAGTCGGCGTTCACGGACTCCATCCGGATCTGATCAAGATTCTCGGCCGGTTGAAATTCCGTACAAGCTATGGGCAGAACGTACTGAAACATTCAATGGAAGTTGCGTTTTTAGCCGGTTTAATGGCTTCCGAGCTAGGAGAAGATGCAAAGCTTGCTAAGCGGGCAGGTCTTCTGCATGACATCGGAAAAGCAATTGACCATGAAGTGGAAGGAAGCCACGTGGAAATCGGAGTGGAGCTTGCGACCAAATATAAAGAGCATCCAGTCGTCATTAACAGTATTGCGTCACACCACGGAGACGAAGAGCCGACTTCCATTATCGCCGTTCTGGTCGCTGCAGCTGATGCACTGTCAGCCGCAAGACCGGGTGCGAGAAGTGAAACGCTCGAAAACTATATCCGCAGACTTGAAAAGCTTGAAGAAATCTCCGAGTCTTACGAAGGTGTTGAAAAATCATTTGCAATTCAGGCCGGCCGTGAAGTTCGCATCATGGTGAAACCGGATTCCATTAATGATTTGGAAGCCCATCGTTTGGCGCGTGATATCCGTAAACGAATTGAGGACGAGCTTGATTATCCGGGCCACATTAAAGTGACCGTGATAAGAGAAACTCGGGCCGTAGAGTATGCAAAATAA
- the ymdB gene encoding 2',3'-cyclic-nucleotide 2'-phosphodiesterase, translated as MRILFIGDVVGSPGRDMVKEYVPKLKAKHKPHFTIINGENAAHGKGLTEKIYHSLMEAGADAITMGNHTWDKKEIFDFIDDVPHLVRPANFPEGTPGKGITYIKSNGKELAVINLQGRTFLPPLDDPFAKADELIEEAKKRTPYIFIDFHAEATSEKIALGWYTDGRASAVVGTHTHVQTADNRILPKGTAYITDVGMTGPYDGILGMDRETVIKRFKTNLPVRFTVAEGKTTLSGVLIDIDDQTKKAVNIERILINDDHMFFE; from the coding sequence ATGAGAATTTTATTTATCGGCGATGTTGTCGGTTCTCCGGGCCGCGATATGGTAAAAGAATATGTCCCGAAATTGAAAGCAAAACATAAGCCGCATTTTACGATTATTAACGGAGAAAATGCAGCACACGGAAAAGGACTGACGGAAAAGATCTACCATAGCCTGATGGAAGCAGGAGCCGACGCCATTACTATGGGAAACCATACGTGGGATAAAAAAGAGATCTTTGACTTTATTGATGATGTGCCGCATCTTGTCCGGCCGGCGAATTTCCCGGAAGGCACACCGGGCAAAGGCATTACTTATATTAAATCGAACGGAAAAGAGCTTGCCGTCATTAATTTACAGGGGCGGACGTTTCTTCCGCCGCTTGATGATCCGTTTGCTAAAGCAGATGAACTAATAGAAGAAGCGAAAAAACGCACGCCGTACATTTTTATTGATTTTCACGCTGAAGCGACAAGCGAAAAAATTGCGCTCGGCTGGTACACAGACGGAAGAGCCTCAGCCGTTGTAGGCACGCATACACACGTACAAACGGCAGATAACCGCATTTTGCCGAAAGGAACGGCATATATTACTGATGTAGGCATGACGGGTCCGTATGATGGAATTCTCGGTATGGACAGAGAAACGGTCATTAAGCGGTTTAAAACCAATCTTCCGGTCCGTTTTACCGTTGCGGAAGGGAAAACAACGCTGAGCGGGGTGCTCATCGACATCGACGATCAGACGAAAAAAGCCGTAAATATCGAACGGATTTTAATCAATGATGACCATATGTTCTTTGAATAG